The following proteins come from a genomic window of Triticum aestivum cultivar Chinese Spring chromosome 6A, IWGSC CS RefSeq v2.1, whole genome shotgun sequence:
- the LOC101290613 gene encoding two-component response regulator ORR11 — MSSVAGGVVGTTAVFSGAGGGAPLHVLAVDDSSVDRAVISGILRSSRFRVTAVDSGKRALELLGSEPNVSMIITDYWMPEMTGYELLKKVKESSTLKQIPVVIMSSENVPTRISRCLEEGAEDFLMKPVRPSDVSRVFNRVLP, encoded by the exons ATGTCGAGCGTCGCCGGAGGCGTGGTTGGGACGACGGCCGTGTTTtcgggggccggcggcggcgcgcctCTTCACGTTCTCGCGGTGGACGACAGCTCCGTCGACCGCGCCGTCATCTCCGGCATCCTTCGCAGCTCTCGGTTCCGTG TGACGGCCGTGGATAGCGGGAAGAGGGCCCTGGAGCTGCTAGGATCG GAGCCCAATGTGAGCATGATAATTACGGATTACTGGATGCCGGAGATGACGGGATACGAGCTCCTAAAGAAGGTCAAG GAGTCATCCACGTTGAAGCAGATCCCCGTGGTGATCATGTCCTCGGAGAACGTGCCAACCAGGATCAGCAG ATGCTTGGAGGAAGGCGCAGAGGATTTCCTGATGAAGCCCGTCCGGCCGTCGGACGTGTCGCGGGTGTTCAACCGGGTGCTCCCAtga